A region of the Hydra vulgaris chromosome 12, alternate assembly HydraT2T_AEP genome:
TCTCTGCTTTCCCATCTTTGATTTCTCTCTCCAATATATTCAGATAGCTCATTTGATTCACTTAAAGTAACACTAAGAGTACTAACTTCGTGTGTTAGTTGAGAAATTTTTGTACTTTCCTCTGATgttttagttagtttttttttatctttttttttacttagagAATTGCGAGTTGAAGAGCTACTAACTTCTATCTCATCAAAAGGAGGATAATATCCTTTTACACCTATATAAGGGCGAACTACTTTTACGGTTAGTGCTTCCAATCGCATATAGTTTTCACTAGCAGGTTTCGACTCGTGAATGCTAGCTAGAACTATAAACATTTGCTTTATGTGCGGTGAAATGTTTTGCCCGTTTTCAAGCACTGCCTCTATTcctgtttttaacaaaactaagtCTCTGAAGGCAAGCAATGTAATATTTCTTACTTCAAAAACGAGATCTCCCAATGGAATGAAAATTGCCATTATCTCATGAAGGGtcgttgaataaaaataatccCAAGCATCAGATAAACAACACAGGATATCTTTTAGTTTCTTTCGTTTCTCTTCAATTGAAAATCGTAGAACAATCATTcctaatagtaattaaaaaataaaacatgaaaatgagtaaaaaaaaaaagaaaaaaagaaccaTAGCAGACGCAGTTATGCAGAATATtccaataaaataacaattacaaaagttatttacCTAAATTAAGAATCGTGTTTCGATAGTAATCCAGTATTTCTTTAGGTTGATCCAACTTCAAAAGATTACGAATTTTTTCATTGGCCACATCAAGTTTAAGAACGTAGACTCGTTTGTCATTGTTGTTTTCGTCATTGTTAACTAATACATTAACGTACTTTTGTATATATTTCCAACTTTCATTGCGGATTGCAGATGATGCTTTTGCTTTAGAActagcaattttttttgcatcagACATTttgctattaaatttaaaaactaaaattcatttcaattttactttttttataaatttattttaaaaaccaaggttgaatttactttatttttgtattccAATTTTTTGCAACAACAAATACActttaataatctaaaaatgataaatcaaataaagttagtAGCATGATTACGTTAAATACCGCACCATAAATTTAACCATGgcaaaattaaagttaactatcgtttgataaagttaagattaaaaataacaaataatattatatgcaattattaatttaaaaaaatataaatacaatattaaacaCTCACTctactttatataaaacaaagcCAAAGAAGCTGAAGGGGGCTAAGAAGCCCCTGGCCAAATcgacttttttgtttattaaagtaattctgcagtgtaaaaaaaaaaaaaaaaaaaaaaataatttcaagtatctatggaaaataagattttatttttttaaaaagtgtccGCTTTTCCGGAAAATTGTCCCTAAAAGCGGACATTtctaaattatatgaaaaaaacatagataaatcggtaaattcaatatttttatttttattgttaaaatatatacgtaataatatacaaacaaaaaaacataagcaAGCTtgagtttgaaataaaaatgaaaagtttataaactaagTTCGGCAACTTTTCGTGCAAAAGAATTCTTCGccttttatatatcattttggGAGACAAGGTTCACAAAGCCACGAACTGCAACTTGACTTTTCACaagttttccataaaacttGCATCTCTggcttttcattttcaaaaaacttttggcactttttgtacttttttttggcTTTCTTGGCAGGAGTTTCTACTTCTGCTGCTTCAATTTCAACATATCTTCGTTTTAATAGCTTTGCgtctttttcttctttcttcttAACTTGTTTAATCACGCTTCTTCTCTAAACGCTTGACCAGCCACTGTTCTAACGTTTCTGGCTTTTTTTGCAGGATGCTTGTAAGCGTTTAGGAATTGAAATTGCTTCAAGAGAGCTCTTTCAAGACTGATTTTTACACGAGTCACCAATTCTTCTTGAGAAGTtaaatttgtagttaaaattGAAGTTGGAGTTGTAGGCGGAATTAAGGTTTGTGTTTATTGAGCAGTTTGAGGCAAAGAACTTGGATTGCGTGGTGATTTTGTAAATGCTGATGATGTTATTAAGGTGTTAAtaaaagtttgacaaatttGTAAACTTGATTTGTCAATGCTGTCTTGATTTAATGGAAAGAGCCCAGTGTTTTCAAAGCCAGCAATGGTTTGAGTACGAGTTTTGAGTACACTTTGTTGCTTCTATACGACTGTATAAGGAgactttagaaattttttttggacaAACTGCTAAAACCAATTTCATCAtaagattttcttaaaatatcacGCCAAACATCTTTAACATGGCAAAAGACACCAACAACAAGGCTGCAGAATGTGAGATAAATGGGCGGGAATCTTATTTAATGcgttttttattgtttcctCAGTGTAAGGCTTcccttttgttttattttttgccatTATAAGTTTAGTAAATTCAATTCAGttaaagatttttgaaattgaaaaagcGATGCACTTTTGTGGTTACTTTGTGTACTTTTGCACTTCAACTTCAATAGTATAAGTGCAAaagtacaaaattaattaacacGAAAGtgtgaaaacttaaaaaacccaaatgaaaaaaattcagccagtgtaaaaaaattataaaataaattaactttatcataataaaaaaattcaaattgtgtgaaaaaataataaacagattaatttattaaatttcaattgATTATAGGGTAAATTTATTGTGTCTGGTTTAAGgtaaaaactgaagaaaatcttttttccgtcataactttttaacggagtaagattataaaaatctaaaactatttttgaaattaaaagaaaatttccaACAAAATAGCTtctcttgtttttaaattgccttttaaaatctttcatgcTAAAAaccaaatttccaaaaaaaagtttgatttttaggGTTAGATTTTGTTTGAacttaaatatcttattaaagCAATcatctgaataatttttttttttaatttaatgtttttccacacacttaaaattaaaaacaaaattaaaatttttaaattttcaaaaacaaaattaaaatttttcaaatttgaaaatttaaagaagGCAGATGAAGATATCTCAATCAGTATTACCTAGACGTAATGAGAAAAGATGTGAAGAAGCATGGTAATCAAACTGTATAACTCTAATTTGATAATCTAAGCAGAATGGGGATAtcctataaaaaataatgattaacgaattattttaaaaactgatcagattaaaaaaatgttacaattaaacgttttaaagaaactttgcCGAGAAATGACTTTGTTATTGGCTTTTTGAACTGCCAAGAAAATCATTTACCTCAAAGATTTTGACAAAAAGAGAAAAGATCTCGTGCTGAAGTTTTGATGAGAATATTTCATAAtatggaaatttaaaaaacgtaaTGCCTAAAAATATAGTCTTTCACGATTAAACAGATATACCTGGTGATCCGGGGAGAAAGGATGTTATCGTAAAGAGGAAATGCAAATAACCAGAACGTATcattaatagtttaaaacaCTTAATACCCATAAAGTTTGCAGTACCTGTTAATGGTAGACTActcccagtgggcacaggactaaaaaaagacgtcttttgatcATTCAAAAGACTTtcaaaaacgttcaaaagacttTCAAATGAcgactaaaatgtttaaaagacttttaaaagatttttttatgcgTCCTGTGCCCGCTGGGCTTCCACCTTGCGTTGTATTATAAGGCTCATCATTTGTACGGTATTTGGAGGGAGAATGAATCTTCAGAAGtacattataattaaacttCTATAGTGTGGGTtgacacaaatttttttgaagactgggtgataataatattattgccATGTTTTAAACTCCAAAcattaaatgtttatacttatgtcaaataaggatgctttagAAAAAATTGGGATGATTAGAGCCTGAATTTTAaccacaaaatataaaattttaaccacAACTGCCCCAAAAGCGAGAGCAACAAATTCATAAAttgtagttgtttttattattcttaatttctttttttattattctaaatttacatttatggataaattttaaatttcatacaatattCTCTTAAcactctaaaatataaaatatatatactaaatttatattca
Encoded here:
- the LOC100200744 gene encoding proline-rich protein 5 isoform X2; amino-acid sequence: MSDAKKIASSKAKASSAIRNESWKYIQKYVNVLVNNDENNNDKRVYVLKLDVANEKIRNLLKLDQPKEILDYYRNTILNLGMIVLRFSIEEKRKKLKDILCCLSDAWDYFYSTTLHEIMAIFIPLGDLVFEVRNITLLAFRDLVLLKTGIEAVLENGQNISPHIKQMFIVLASIHESKPASENYMRLEALTVKVVRPYIGVKGYYPPFDEIEVSSSSTRNSLSKKKDKKKLTKTSEESTKISQLTHEVSTLSVTLSESNELSEYIGERNQRWESREGMLDLESVK